A stretch of DNA from bacterium:
CCACCAATGAATAATATGATAAAGATTATAGTTAAAACTAATAATTTTTTTTGTCTGGTCTTTTTCTTTTTCCGAGGAAAGGTTATTTCGAATTCCATTGTTTCCCCCAGTTTTAATTTTGGATTTTAATTCACTACTGCCTACTAATTACTGTCTATTTCCATATATTCCAGTAATTCCCAGTTCTTCTTCTATGCGTAGCAGTTGGTTATATTTAGCCACGCGGTCGGTGCGAGATGGGGCACCTGTTTTTATCTGACCGGCATTTGTCGCCACGGCAATATCGGCAATCGTCGTATCCTCTGTTTCGCCCGAACGATGAGAGATAACCGTGGTATAACCCGCCCGCTTTGCTAATTCTATGACATCAAGTGTTTCGGTTAATGTCCCAATTTGATTGACCTTAATCAAGATAGAATTAGCGACACCTAATCCTAGTCCTTTAGATAATCTTTTCGGATTGGTGACAAATAAATCATCCCCAACAATTTGAATTTTGCCACTCAATTCCTGCGTAAAGTTTTTCCATCCATCCCAATCGTCTTCCGCAAAGCCATCTTCTATGGAAATGATAGGATATTTCTCAACTAATGATTTATAATAGGAAATAAGCTCTGCGGAGGTCATCACTTTTCTCTCGCCTTTAAAATTATATCTATCATCCTCAAATAGTTCAGATGCGGCGACATCCAGGGCTAAAAATATCTCCTCACCGGGTTTATAGCCTGCTTTTTCAATCGCCTGGAGGATAAGTTTAAGTGCCTCTTCGGTTGAGGAGATATTAGGAGCAAACCCTCCTTCATCACCCACAGCCGTAGAATAGCCTTTTTCATTCAAAATCTTTTTTAATTGATGAAATGTCTCCACGCTCATTCGTAATCCTTCTGAAAAACATTCTGCTCCTTTGGGCACAATCATAAATTCCTGAATATCAATTGGGTTATCTGCATGTTTGCCACCATTCAAGATATTCAACATAGGCACGGGTAATGTTTTAGCCTGGACACCACCTAAATATTGATAAAGAGGCAATTCTACGGCTAAAGCGGCGGCTTTAGCTACGGCTAAAGAAGTTCCCAAAATGGCATTAGCCCCGAGTTTTTCCTTATTTTCAGTCCCATCTAAATCAATCATTATCTGGTCAATCAATGCCTGGCAGGTGGCATCTTCACCTTCTAACTCAGGGGCAATAATATCATTGACTACATCAACGGCCTTTAGTACCCCTTTCCCTAAATACCTTTCTTTGTCGCCATCCCTTAATTCTAACGCCTCATAAGTTCCGGTAGATGCACCGGAAGGCACTGCGGCTCTGCCAATTTCTCCACACTCTAACTCTACCTCTACTTCAACCGTGGGATTACCACGCGAATCTAAGATCTCTCTTGCCCAAATGTCTATAATTTCAGTCATTACCTACCTCCTTTTTTAATTTCTCTAAAAACTGGATATTAGAATTGCCTAATTCCTTAGATTTGTTCCATAATTCTATTGCCTTTTCTCTCATATTCCTGGCATAATAGACATCACCTAAATGTTCACAAATGACTGGGTCATCATTAATTAACTCATAAGCCTTTTCCATTTCTATTAATGCTTCATCTAATCTACCAGATTGAAAATAAGCCCAGCCTAAACTATCAATATAGGTGCCATTGTTTGGTTTTATCTCTAACGCCTTTTTAATTAGATTAATTGCCTCATCCAGATGGATACCCCTCTCAGCATATAAATAGCCAATATAGTTATAGGCGTTTGCATTTTGTGGATTTAATTTAATACATTGATAAAAACACTCAATGGCTTCATCCAGCCTCTCCACATTGTCATAGGCTACCCCTAAATGGAAATAAGCCATCTCATCTTTTGGGTCTAATTTAACTGCCTTCTTAAAAGCAGGAATAGCCATTCGATAGTTAGTTTTGTCATTATAAATCATCCCTAACAGGAGATATAATTTTGAATTTTGTGGTTGTCTTTTAAGTGTCTGATGAATAGTTTTAATGGCTAAATCATATTGTTCTTCGACACTGTATAAATAACATAATCGAATATAAGCCTCATAAAAATTTTTATTAAGTTCGATTACCTTTTCAAACTCGATAATTGCCTTTTTGAAATCTTTTTCCTTTTCGTAGGCTAATCCTAATAAAAAATGCGACTTCCCATCATCCGGGTCATTTTGTAAAACAATCTTTAGCTGCTCAATAGCGGGTTTTAATTCATCGCTTGACAGATGGAGTAAAATAAGTCTGCGTCGTACCTCTAAATTATCT
This window harbors:
- the eno gene encoding phosphopyruvate hydratase, translating into MTEIIDIWAREILDSRGNPTVEVEVELECGEIGRAAVPSGASTGTYEALELRDGDKERYLGKGVLKAVDVVNDIIAPELEGEDATCQALIDQIMIDLDGTENKEKLGANAILGTSLAVAKAAALAVELPLYQYLGGVQAKTLPVPMLNILNGGKHADNPIDIQEFMIVPKGAECFSEGLRMSVETFHQLKKILNEKGYSTAVGDEGGFAPNISSTEEALKLILQAIEKAGYKPGEEIFLALDVAASELFEDDRYNFKGERKVMTSAELISYYKSLVEKYPIISIEDGFAEDDWDGWKNFTQELSGKIQIVGDDLFVTNPKRLSKGLGLGVANSILIKVNQIGTLTETLDVIELAKRAGYTTVISHRSGETEDTTIADIAVATNAGQIKTGAPSRTDRVAKYNQLLRIEEELGITGIYGNRQ
- a CDS encoding tetratricopeptide repeat protein; the protein is MRNLIYFIFICLMCAGCVHLSNKQISPPTISDAYTYFSLGVLYDQENKIKEAIEEYKKADKIQPNAAIKSSLATDYFILGNLSQAKKYAREAINFDPECIQAHFTLGKIYVGEKQYSKALKEFTYVVELDPNDGAAHYFLGFLNAHFKNYQEAIKSYTKAIELEPNFPLAYLELSDIYLRVGMLNEAISTLEKTVSLLPLDSEIYFTLATLYEEKGLIENAKMFYQKGLILEPDNLEVRRRLILLHLSSDELKPAIEQLKIVLQNDPDDGKSHFLLGLAYEKEKDFKKAIIEFEKVIELNKNFYEAYIRLCYLYSVEEQYDLAIKTIHQTLKRQPQNSKLYLLLGMIYNDKTNYRMAIPAFKKAVKLDPKDEMAYFHLGVAYDNVERLDEAIECFYQCIKLNPQNANAYNYIGYLYAERGIHLDEAINLIKKALEIKPNNGTYIDSLGWAYFQSGRLDEALIEMEKAYELINDDPVICEHLGDVYYARNMREKAIELWNKSKELGNSNIQFLEKLKKEVGND